The Brassica napus cultivar Da-Ae chromosome C7, Da-Ae, whole genome shotgun sequence genome has a segment encoding these proteins:
- the LOC106408114 gene encoding SKP1-like protein 14, which yields MITLTSSDGECFEIEEAVARKFEIVANMIEDDCASGSIPLANVAAKALGAAIEYCKTHVEAGAVESNEAAADKLKKWDDEFLAKYDNAMLFDLLTAANYLNCKGLLDLTCQKVADNIKDLSPEDVRTIFNIQNDFSEEEEADVRKENEWAFN from the coding sequence ATGATTACGTTGACTAGCTCCGATGGCGagtgttttgagattgaagaagcgGTGGCGCGTAAGTTCGAGATCGTAGCAAACATGATCGAAGACGACTGCGCCAGTGGATCGATCCCATTAGCAAACGTAGCCGCGAAGGCCCTAGGCGCAGCGATCGAGTATTGCAAGACGCACGTCGAAGCTGGTGCGGTCGAAAGCAACGAGGCGGCTGCGGATAAACTCAAGAAGTGGGACGATGAATTTTTGGCTAAATATGATAATGCTATGCTGTTCGATCTTTTGACCGCTGCTAACTATCTAAACTGCAAAGGCCTTCTCGACCTCACATGCCAAAAGGTCGCAGATAACATCAAAGACTTGTCACCAGAGGACGTCCGCACGATTTTCAACATCCAGAATGATttttcagaagaagaagaagcagatgtTCGTAAGGAGAACGAATGGGCTTTTAATTAG